One stretch of Macaca nemestrina isolate mMacNem1 chromosome 17, mMacNem.hap1, whole genome shotgun sequence DNA includes these proteins:
- the LOC105473939 gene encoding aurora kinase B isoform X4 translates to MRPAGSSTRSCRRAAHLTSSEQPRSGRIMEELADALMYCHGKKVIHRDIKPENLLLGLKGELKIADFGWSVHAPSLRRKTMCGTLDYLPPEMIEGRTHNEKVDLWCIGVLCYELLVGNPPFESASHNETYRRIVKVDLKFPASVPTGAQDLISKLLRHNPSERLPLAQVSAHPWVRANSRRVLPPSALQSVA, encoded by the exons ATGCGCCCCGCGGGGAGCTCTACAAGGAGCTGCAGAAGAGCCGCACATTTGACGAGCAGCGAACAGCCACGGTCCGGGCGG ATCATGGAGGAGTTGGCAGATGCTCTGATGTACTGCCACGGGAAGAAGGTGATTCACAGAGACATAAAGCCAGAGAATCTGCTCTTAGGGCTCAAGGGAGAGCTGAAGATTGCTGACTTTGGCTGGTCTGTGCATGCGCCCTCCCTGAG GAGGAAGACAATGTGTGGCACCCTGGACTACCTGCCCCCAGAGATGATTGAGGGGCGCACACACAACGAGAAGGTGGATCTGTGGTGCATTGGAGTGCTTTGCTATGAGTTGCTGGTGGGAAACCCACCGTTTGAGAGCGCATCACACAACGAGACCTATCGGCGCATCGTCAAG GTGGACCTAAAGTTCCCCGCTTCTGTGCCCACGGGAGCCCAGGACCTCATCTCTAAACTGCTCAGGCATAACCCCTCGGAACGGCTGCCCCTGGCCCAGGTCTCAGCCCACCCCTGGGTCCGGGCCAACTCTCGGAGGGTGCTGCCTCCCTCTGCCCTTCAATCTGTTGCCTGA
- the LOC105473939 gene encoding aurora kinase B isoform X3, which yields MRHFTIDDFEIGRPLGKGKFGNVYLAREKKSHFIVALKVLFKSQIEKEGVEHQLRREIEIQAHLHHPNILRLYNYFYDRRRIYLILEYAPRGELYKELQKSRTFDEQRTATIMEELADALMYCHGKKVIHRDIKPENLLLGLKGELKIADFGWSVHAPSLRRKTMCGTLDYLPPEMIEGRTHNEKVDLWCIGVLCYELLVGNPPFESASHNETYRRIVKVDLKFPASVPTGAQDLISKLLRHNPSERLPLAQVSAHPWVRANSRRVLPPSALQSVA from the exons AT GCGGCACTTCACAATTGATGACTTTGAGATTGGGCGTCCTCTGGGCAAAGGCAAGTTTGGAAACGTGTACTTGGCTCGGGAGAAGAAAAGCCATTTCATCGTGGCGCTCAAGGTCCTCTTCAAGTCCCAGATAGAGAAGGAGGGCGTGGAGCATCAGCTGCGCAGAGAGATCGAAATCCAGGCCCACCTGCA CCATCCCAACATCCTGCGTCTTTACAACTATTTTTATGACCGGAGGAGGATCTACTTGATTCTAGAGTATGCGCCCCGCGGGGAGCTCTACAAGGAGCTGCAGAAGAGCCGCACATTTGACGAGCAGCGAACAGCCACG ATCATGGAGGAGTTGGCAGATGCTCTGATGTACTGCCACGGGAAGAAGGTGATTCACAGAGACATAAAGCCAGAGAATCTGCTCTTAGGGCTCAAGGGAGAGCTGAAGATTGCTGACTTTGGCTGGTCTGTGCATGCGCCCTCCCTGAG GAGGAAGACAATGTGTGGCACCCTGGACTACCTGCCCCCAGAGATGATTGAGGGGCGCACACACAACGAGAAGGTGGATCTGTGGTGCATTGGAGTGCTTTGCTATGAGTTGCTGGTGGGAAACCCACCGTTTGAGAGCGCATCACACAACGAGACCTATCGGCGCATCGTCAAG GTGGACCTAAAGTTCCCCGCTTCTGTGCCCACGGGAGCCCAGGACCTCATCTCTAAACTGCTCAGGCATAACCCCTCGGAACGGCTGCCCCTGGCCCAGGTCTCAGCCCACCCCTGGGTCCGGGCCAACTCTCGGAGGGTGCTGCCTCCCTCTGCCCTTCAATCTGTTGCCTGA
- the LOC105473939 gene encoding aurora kinase B isoform X1: MAQKENAYPWPYGRQTAPSGLSTLPQRVLRKEPVTPSALVLMSRSNVQPTAAPGQKVVENSSGTPNILMRHFTIDDFEIGRPLGKGKFGNVYLAREKKSHFIVALKVLFKSQIEKEGVEHQLRREIEIQAHLHHPNILRLYNYFYDRRRIYLILEYAPRGELYKELQKSRTFDEQRTATIMEELADALMYCHGKKVIHRDIKPENLLLGLKGELKIADFGWSVHAPSLRRKTMCGTLDYLPPEMIEGRTHNEKVDLWCIGVLCYELLVGNPPFESASHNETYRRIVKVDLKFPASVPTGAQDLISKLLRHNPSERLPLAQVSAHPWVRANSRRVLPPSALQSVA; this comes from the exons GCTCCGTCTGGCCTGAGCACCCTGCCCCAGCGAGTCCTCCGGAAAGAGCCTGTCACCCCATCTGCACTTGTCCTCATGAGCCGCTCCAATGTCCAGCCCACAG CTGCCCCTGGCCAGAAGGTGGTGGAGAACAGCAGTGGGACACCCAACATCTTAAT GCGGCACTTCACAATTGATGACTTTGAGATTGGGCGTCCTCTGGGCAAAGGCAAGTTTGGAAACGTGTACTTGGCTCGGGAGAAGAAAAGCCATTTCATCGTGGCGCTCAAGGTCCTCTTCAAGTCCCAGATAGAGAAGGAGGGCGTGGAGCATCAGCTGCGCAGAGAGATCGAAATCCAGGCCCACCTGCA CCATCCCAACATCCTGCGTCTTTACAACTATTTTTATGACCGGAGGAGGATCTACTTGATTCTAGAGTATGCGCCCCGCGGGGAGCTCTACAAGGAGCTGCAGAAGAGCCGCACATTTGACGAGCAGCGAACAGCCACG ATCATGGAGGAGTTGGCAGATGCTCTGATGTACTGCCACGGGAAGAAGGTGATTCACAGAGACATAAAGCCAGAGAATCTGCTCTTAGGGCTCAAGGGAGAGCTGAAGATTGCTGACTTTGGCTGGTCTGTGCATGCGCCCTCCCTGAG GAGGAAGACAATGTGTGGCACCCTGGACTACCTGCCCCCAGAGATGATTGAGGGGCGCACACACAACGAGAAGGTGGATCTGTGGTGCATTGGAGTGCTTTGCTATGAGTTGCTGGTGGGAAACCCACCGTTTGAGAGCGCATCACACAACGAGACCTATCGGCGCATCGTCAAG GTGGACCTAAAGTTCCCCGCTTCTGTGCCCACGGGAGCCCAGGACCTCATCTCTAAACTGCTCAGGCATAACCCCTCGGAACGGCTGCCCCTGGCCCAGGTCTCAGCCCACCCCTGGGTCCGGGCCAACTCTCGGAGGGTGCTGCCTCCCTCTGCCCTTCAATCTGTTGCCTGA
- the LOC105473939 gene encoding aurora kinase B isoform X2, whose translation MSRSNVQPTAAPGQKVVENSSGTPNILMRHFTIDDFEIGRPLGKGKFGNVYLAREKKSHFIVALKVLFKSQIEKEGVEHQLRREIEIQAHLHHPNILRLYNYFYDRRRIYLILEYAPRGELYKELQKSRTFDEQRTATIMEELADALMYCHGKKVIHRDIKPENLLLGLKGELKIADFGWSVHAPSLRRKTMCGTLDYLPPEMIEGRTHNEKVDLWCIGVLCYELLVGNPPFESASHNETYRRIVKVDLKFPASVPTGAQDLISKLLRHNPSERLPLAQVSAHPWVRANSRRVLPPSALQSVA comes from the exons ATGAGCCGCTCCAATGTCCAGCCCACAG CTGCCCCTGGCCAGAAGGTGGTGGAGAACAGCAGTGGGACACCCAACATCTTAAT GCGGCACTTCACAATTGATGACTTTGAGATTGGGCGTCCTCTGGGCAAAGGCAAGTTTGGAAACGTGTACTTGGCTCGGGAGAAGAAAAGCCATTTCATCGTGGCGCTCAAGGTCCTCTTCAAGTCCCAGATAGAGAAGGAGGGCGTGGAGCATCAGCTGCGCAGAGAGATCGAAATCCAGGCCCACCTGCA CCATCCCAACATCCTGCGTCTTTACAACTATTTTTATGACCGGAGGAGGATCTACTTGATTCTAGAGTATGCGCCCCGCGGGGAGCTCTACAAGGAGCTGCAGAAGAGCCGCACATTTGACGAGCAGCGAACAGCCACG ATCATGGAGGAGTTGGCAGATGCTCTGATGTACTGCCACGGGAAGAAGGTGATTCACAGAGACATAAAGCCAGAGAATCTGCTCTTAGGGCTCAAGGGAGAGCTGAAGATTGCTGACTTTGGCTGGTCTGTGCATGCGCCCTCCCTGAG GAGGAAGACAATGTGTGGCACCCTGGACTACCTGCCCCCAGAGATGATTGAGGGGCGCACACACAACGAGAAGGTGGATCTGTGGTGCATTGGAGTGCTTTGCTATGAGTTGCTGGTGGGAAACCCACCGTTTGAGAGCGCATCACACAACGAGACCTATCGGCGCATCGTCAAG GTGGACCTAAAGTTCCCCGCTTCTGTGCCCACGGGAGCCCAGGACCTCATCTCTAAACTGCTCAGGCATAACCCCTCGGAACGGCTGCCCCTGGCCCAGGTCTCAGCCCACCCCTGGGTCCGGGCCAACTCTCGGAGGGTGCTGCCTCCCTCTGCCCTTCAATCTGTTGCCTGA
- the LOC105473935 gene encoding BLOC-1-related complex subunit 6, with protein MESSRGRPGPETDLLAVAEQQAAIFGGGPGRTSSEPPSGLRVSGEEEAENVGGANRHPRTSPKTSSCGVVHRPEREALEKEPGPQGTPSGAGSLSGAPGAEHEPSPSFRHKDPAPPEGKPASGRDCRRGGPGGGMDVEQQEEEDNDEEAAAGGRASRSFSSRLQDSRSLDGLSEACGGAGSSGSAESGAGGGRRATISSPLELEGTVSRHGDLTHFVANNLQLKIRLSGAPPPPPSAPARPCPAPAPTPTPAIPPIDPEVLRDLERLSRELGGRVDRLLRGLGGAVQELTALSVGCIQTYRDAVDSLGEAVDMSIKGMYTLLARCEELERALQPVQGLARQVRDIRRTLEVLEALCK; from the coding sequence ATGGAGTCGTCTCGGGGGCGGCCCGGGCCCGAGACGGACCTTCTGGCTGTAGCGGAACAGCAGGCCGCAATCTTCGGCGGCGGACCGGGCCGAACGTCCTCTGAGCCGCCCTCAGGCCTCCGGGTGTCCGGGGAGGAAGAGGCCGAGAACGTTGGGGGCGCGAACCGCCACCCCAGGACGTCCCCGAAGACGTCAAGCTGCGGCGTCGTCCACCGGCCGGAACGGGAGGCTCTCGAGAAAGAGCCCGGCCCTCAAGGGACGCCGTCTGGGGCCGGGAGCCTCAGTGGGGCGCCGGGTGCAGAGCACGAACCGTCCCCGTCCTTCCGGCACAAGGACCCAGCGCCGCCCGAGGGCAAGCCCGCCTCCGGGAGGGACTGCCGTCGAGGGGGACCAGGCGGCGGGATGGATGTTgagcagcaggaggaagaggacaaCGACGaggaggcggccgcgggcggcagAGCCAGCCGCTCGTTCTCCAGCCGCCTTCAGGACAGCCGCAGCCTGGACGGGCTGAGCGAGGCGTGCGGTGGCGCCGGGTCCTCAGGGAGTGCCGAGTCCGGCGCGGGCGGCGGACGCCGCGCCACCATCTCCAGTCCCCTGGAGCTCGAGGGCACAGTGAGCCGCCACGGCGACCTCACCCACTTTGTCGCCAACAACCTGCAACTCAAGATCCGTCTGAGCGGCGCCCCTCCACCCCCGCCTTCTGCCCCTGCGCGGCCCTGCCCAGCGCctgcacccacacccacaccagcCATTCCCCCCATCGACCCCGAGGTGCTGCGGGATCTGGAGCGGTTGAGTCGGGAGCTGGGAGGCCGGGTGGACCGTCTGCTTCGCGGTCTGGGTGGCGCGGTGCAGGAGCTGACGGCGCTCAGCGTGGGCTGCATCCAGACCTACCGCGACGCTGTGGACTCCTTAGGTGAAGCCGTGGACATGAGCATCAAGGGCATGTACACCCTGCTGGCGCGCTGCGAGGAGCTGGAGCGGGCTCTGCAGCCGGTTCAGGGGCTGGCTCGCCAAGTCCGGGATATCCGACGTACTCTGGAGGTGTTGGAGGCCCTGTGCAAGTGA